The following coding sequences are from one Microtus pennsylvanicus isolate mMicPen1 chromosome 1, mMicPen1.hap1, whole genome shotgun sequence window:
- the Rps16 gene encoding small ribosomal subunit protein uS9 isoform X1: protein MPAKGPLQSVQVFGRKKTATAVAHCKRGNGLIKVNGRPLEMIEPRTLQYKLLEPVLLLGKERFAGVDIRVRVKGGGHVAQIYAIRQSISKALVAYYQKYVDEASKKEIKDILIQYDRTLLVADPRRCESKKFGGPGARARYQKSYR, encoded by the exons ATGCCAGCCAAGGGTCCGCTGCAGTCCGTGCAAGTCTTCGGACGCAAG AAGACAGCCACAGCCGTGGCGCACTGCAAACGGGGGAATGGGCTCATCAAGGTGAACGGACGTCCCCTGGAGATGATCGAGCCGCGCACGCTGCAGTACAAG TTACTGGAGCCTGTTCTGCTGCTGGGCAAGGAGCGATTCGCAGGTGTGGATATCCGGGTCCGTGTGAAGGGTGGTGGCCATGTGGCCCAAATTTATG CTATCCGGCAGTCCATCTCCAAAGCCCTGGTGGCCTACTACCAAAAGT ATGTGGATGAGGCCTCTAAGAAGGAGATCAAAGATATCCTCATCCAGTATGATCGGACCCTGCTTGTAGCTGATCCTCGGCGCTGTGAATCCAAAAAGTTCGGAGGTCCTGGTGCCCGTGCTCGATACCAGAAATCCTACCGATAA
- the Rps16 gene encoding small ribosomal subunit protein uS9 isoform X2: protein MPAKGPLQSVQVFGRKKTATAVAHCKRGNGLIKVNGRPLEMIEPRTLQYKLLEPVLLLGKERFAGVDIRVRVKGGGHVAQIYELFPCVLQLSGSPSPKPWWPTTKSMWMRPLRRRSKISSSSMIGPCL, encoded by the exons ATGCCAGCCAAGGGTCCGCTGCAGTCCGTGCAAGTCTTCGGACGCAAG AAGACAGCCACAGCCGTGGCGCACTGCAAACGGGGGAATGGGCTCATCAAGGTGAACGGACGTCCCCTGGAGATGATCGAGCCGCGCACGCTGCAGTACAAG TTACTGGAGCCTGTTCTGCTGCTGGGCAAGGAGCGATTCGCAGGTGTGGATATCCGGGTCCGTGTGAAGGGTGGTGGCCATGTGGCCCAAATTTATG AACTTTTCCCTTGTGTCTTGCAGCTATCCGGCAGTCCATCTCCAAAGCCCTGGTGGCCTACTACCAAAAGT ATGTGGATGAGGCCTCTAAGAAGGAGATCAAAGATATCCTCATCCAGTATGATCGGACCCTGCTTGTAG